A DNA window from Amycolatopsis sp. DSM 110486 contains the following coding sequences:
- a CDS encoding DUF5994 family protein gives MVVSVQLETSTEGEQLSTPRLRMKQAGAERGHVDGGWWPRATDLVAELPSLANALEQWVGPVTRVSYHLDTWGLVTRKVRVGDRMVRLEGFRFTDPHTITVIGSDSRGTILLVVPPGTDREAARAALRSAAGEESTAAAAEILSGKEFSPRP, from the coding sequence ATGGTGGTCTCGGTTCAGCTGGAAACGTCGACCGAAGGTGAGCAGCTTTCCACGCCCCGCCTGCGGATGAAGCAGGCCGGCGCCGAACGCGGCCACGTCGATGGCGGCTGGTGGCCGCGCGCGACGGATCTGGTGGCGGAGCTGCCGTCATTGGCGAATGCGCTTGAGCAGTGGGTGGGACCGGTCACGCGCGTGTCCTACCACCTGGACACCTGGGGGCTGGTCACCCGGAAGGTACGCGTCGGCGACCGCATGGTGCGGCTCGAGGGCTTCCGCTTCACGGACCCCCACACGATCACCGTGATCGGTTCGGACTCCCGGGGGACGATCCTGCTGGTCGTGCCACCGGGGACCGACAGGGAAGCAGCTCGCGCGGCGCTGCGGTCGGCTGCCGGTGAGGAGTCCACCGCCGCCGCCGCGGAAATCCTCTCCGGCAAAGAGTTTTCCCCGCGACCCTGA
- a CDS encoding RGCVC family protein, with protein sequence MITELAPLPPTGVRTDVGGCPVCPHETDSHDTIASRFCAATAAGGLHRGCACPARSPETEEEEEIMTSEVVFVSRYDRRVVLVRDVLKADTDLTEAACQALAVRLLHLIDEAPEKVRR encoded by the coding sequence TTGATCACCGAACTCGCCCCATTGCCGCCGACGGGCGTGCGGACGGACGTTGGCGGCTGCCCTGTCTGTCCACATGAGACAGACAGCCACGACACGATCGCGAGCCGCTTCTGCGCGGCGACGGCGGCAGGTGGGCTCCACCGTGGCTGCGCCTGCCCTGCAAGAAGCCCGGAAACCGAGGAAGAGGAAGAGATCATGACCAGTGAGGTGGTCTTCGTGTCGCGGTACGACCGGCGGGTCGTACTGGTACGCGATGTGCTGAAAGCAGATACGGACCTGACCGAAGCGGCGTGCCAAGCGCTTGCGGTGCGGCTACTGCACCTCATCGACGAGGCACCCGAGAAAGTGCGGCGGTAG
- a CDS encoding membrane dipeptidase yields MLRAVAETGGVIGMSAPPHTTLSHSHLLHDIHSGKDHFRYCADLVGIEHVAVGPDTRYGDHVGLHTVFGHLLGKTTGGGPPREKVPHVDGLENPTENFGNICGELVRDGLSDSEIAPCWAATSCGC; encoded by the coding sequence GTGTTACGTGCCGTCGCCGAGACCGGTGGGGTGATCGGGATGTCCGCGCCGCCGCACACCACCTTGTCGCATAGCCATCTCCTGCACGACATCCATTCGGGCAAGGACCATTTCCGGTACTGCGCAGACCTGGTCGGCATCGAGCACGTCGCGGTCGGGCCCGACACCCGCTACGGCGACCACGTCGGCCTGCACACCGTGTTCGGGCATCTGCTCGGCAAGACGACAGGAGGCGGACCGCCCCGTGAGAAAGTGCCCCATGTGGACGGATTGGAGAACCCGACGGAGAACTTCGGCAACATCTGTGGGGAGCTGGTCCGAGACGGGCTCTCCGACAGCGAGATCGCGCCGTGCTGGGCGGCAACATCCTGCGGGTGCTGA